The genomic interval TTTTTTCAATTTCAAACAAAGAAAAACGAAATGCTAGTTTTCCATTTTTTTTTCTATAAGTACACTTTGAAAAAAAAATTCTTTTTTCTTTGTTATGAATCAACGGTTTGAGAAAAATGTCAAGATCTTTTCTTGTTTGAATAATATCAAAATTAACGTTTTTTAATATTTGAATAATATTTTTATTTTTGTGACCTATTTCAGGAGAATAAGCTTTATGAGTGATATCCACAATAATAATCTTTTTAGGAATTAATGGATATTTCATAGAAAATTTCATAACCGCTCTTCCACCCATAGAATGACCGATTAATATAGGATGTGATAAATCATGATGATTTATGTATTCAAGGATATCCTTTGATATAAGTTCATAATCCATTTCTTTTGAAGAAAAACTTTTTCCATGATTTCTAATATCCAATAAATGAACTTGACAATATTTATAAAATTCCTTTGCAAAGGACATCCAGTTTTCTCCATTTCCAAATAAACCATGAAAAACTAATAGAGGAAATCCATTCCCTAAAATTTTCGAATGTAAAATCATAATAGGTTTTTTTTTATACTGTAAAATCATCATAGATATGATGATAGAATTTTTTTTAAATAAGTTTGAATTGCGTTTTCTAATCCCATATATAACGAATCACTAATTAAAGAGTGGCCAATGGATACTTCAACAAGATTTGGAATTTTCTGAATTAAAAAAGAAACATTATCTAAATTTAAATCATGCCCAGCGTTTACTAACATATGATTCTTAAGAGCTGCTTTGGCAGTTAAAATATAAGGATTAATACAATCCCATTTTTTTTTATTATATCCTATAGCAAAAGATCCCGTATATAACTCTATTCGATCAGCACCTGTTTTTGCAGCATATGGAACTAATTCTGGATTTGGATCTAGAAAAATAGAAGTTCTAATTCCATGATCTTTCAATTGAGAAATTTTTTCAGTTAATAAATTCTGATAAAACATCGTATTCCATCCTGAATTGGAAGTTATAACGTTTTTAGAATCAGGAACTAAAGTAACTTGATCAGGACATATATCTAATACTAATTTCATGAATTTTTTAATAGGTTTTCCTTCAATATTTAATTCTTTCGTAATGATAGAATTTAAATCATAAACATCTTGATATGTAATATGTCTTTCATCAGGACGTGGGTGGACTGTAATACCATGTGCCCCAAATTTTTGTACATCTATTGCTACTTGCAAAAGATTGGGAATATTTCCTCCTCTTGCATTTCTCAATGTTGCGATTTTATTTAAATTAACGCTCAATTTTATCATTTATTTTTTTTATATATTTTTTGAACTTTCCAATCAATCAATCAATGAGAAACGTTTGTAGTCACCTGTGTTACTTTTAAGTTAAATTCTTTTGCTGCTGTTAACAAATGATCAAAAACACTAGCTTGTATTTGTTCATATTTGACAGATTCAGAAGTTTTTGTAAAACAATATAATTCTATAGGAAGTCCGTAAGGAGTCGGTTCTAAATGTCTAACCATCAAAGTTTCTGATTGAGATATTCTAGGATGTTGATGTAAATACTCTAATGCATATTGACGGAAAAGACCAATATTAGTCAACCTTCTTCCATTAATATCCATACTTACGTCTATGTTTTTCTTTTGATTAAAAAGATCTATTTCTTTTTGTTTTTTTTGAATGTAATTTTTTATTAAATAAAAATGTTGAAATTTTTCTAATTTAGATGAATTACAAAAATGAAAAGATTGAATATTAAATAAAATAGATCTTTTGATTCTACGTATATTTTTTTGACGCATCACTTCAAAATTTGTAACAGCAGTGGATATTAAATCATAAGTAGGAATACTTGTAATAGTTTTATCAAAATTTTCTATTTTTGCGGAAATTAAATTAATTTCTATAACGGTTCCTTCTATACTGTATTTAGAAATTCCTATCCAATCACCTACTTTTATCATTTTTGTAGAAGCCATTTGTACTCCAGATACAAATCCTAGTATTGTATCCCTAAAAACTAAAATCACAATAGCAGTAATAGCTCCTAAACTAGTGATAACAGAAAGAAGATCATTTTTTGTTAAAATAGAAATAATAATTAAAACGCAAAATATACTAGAAACAATTTTTAATAATTGAGAAAAAGAACGAACTGCAATTGTTTGATGATTATTTTCACTAGTAGAAATACTCATAATTGAGTTAATAACTCTAATTAAAAATTGTAAAACAATCAGAACAAATAAAATATTAAATACCTTTTCCAAATACAGAATAGTTGTGTGATGATCTCTAAAAAAAGGTTGAATCAAAAAAAAACCAATACATAATGGAAAAAAATGAGCTAAACTATCAAATACCTTATTTTCGTAGAGTATATTTCCCCAAATAATATTACTTACAATCCTCCTTCCTATAAACCGAACTCCTTTATTGAAAAGGAATTCTAAAAGAACCAGTAAAATAATAAACAAAAAAATTTTACTAATTATAATAATGGTTATACTCCCCCAGTTTTTCAACTCCAAATTATTCCGAGTGAATTCATAGATCCATTCGGATTGAATATTTACTAACAACATCTACATAAAAAATTTTACAAAAATACATAAATATCCTTTTTTTTATCATCCAGTATACACTGGATACATATTATATAAGTTATTTTACCTAAATTTTATAGATTCAATTCTTAATTTTTAAATTAAAAAAATT from Blattabacterium cuenoti carries:
- a CDS encoding alpha/beta fold hydrolase, whose amino-acid sequence is MILHSKILGNGFPLLVFHGLFGNGENWMSFAKEFYKYCQVHLLDIRNHGKSFSSKEMDYELISKDILEYINHHDLSHPILIGHSMGGRAVMKFSMKYPLIPKKIIIVDITHKAYSPEIGHKNKNIIQILKNVNFDIIQTRKDLDIFLKPLIHNKEKRIFFSKCTYRKKNGKLAFRFSLFEIEKNYDSLIHEEIKQNGVYNGPALFLRGENSNFILSQDYISIKKLFPNSKIVTIKKAKHWIHVENPIDFYKEVSNFLSIF
- a CDS encoding pyridoxine 5'-phosphate synthase — translated: MIKLSVNLNKIATLRNARGGNIPNLLQVAIDVQKFGAHGITVHPRPDERHITYQDVYDLNSIITKELNIEGKPIKKFMKLVLDICPDQVTLVPDSKNVITSNSGWNTMFYQNLLTEKISQLKDHGIRTSIFLDPNPELVPYAAKTGADRIELYTGSFAIGYNKKKWDCINPYILTAKAALKNHMLVNAGHDLNLDNVSFLIQKIPNLVEVSIGHSLISDSLYMGLENAIQTYLKKILSSYL
- a CDS encoding mechanosensitive ion channel family protein, which translates into the protein MLLVNIQSEWIYEFTRNNLELKNWGSITIIIISKIFLFIILLVLLEFLFNKGVRFIGRRIVSNIIWGNILYENKVFDSLAHFFPLCIGFFLIQPFFRDHHTTILYLEKVFNILFVLIVLQFLIRVINSIMSISTSENNHQTIAVRSFSQLLKIVSSIFCVLIIISILTKNDLLSVITSLGAITAIVILVFRDTILGFVSGVQMASTKMIKVGDWIGISKYSIEGTVIEINLISAKIENFDKTITSIPTYDLISTAVTNFEVMRQKNIRRIKRSILFNIQSFHFCNSSKLEKFQHFYLIKNYIQKKQKEIDLFNQKKNIDVSMDINGRRLTNIGLFRQYALEYLHQHPRISQSETLMVRHLEPTPYGLPIELYCFTKTSESVKYEQIQASVFDHLLTAAKEFNLKVTQVTTNVSH